One Coccinella septempunctata chromosome 8, icCocSept1.1, whole genome shotgun sequence genomic window carries:
- the LOC123319429 gene encoding serine/arginine repetitive matrix protein 1 isoform X1 — protein MSTRRRSRERSKNDKTTPKLRMDTKPQTPRITDPSLPAGRRREIDNVMKKARARASSPSSNAYWDKKLLEVEAKDPNRWRHSGYKSLYLGGSSSPSPGRRSQSRSRSPSTRRSPARSTMGRRSPASRRSPRSPVARGRSPRSPAPRRRSPASPPSRRSPVSRRSPPGGYRSPVGRRTPASRRSPVSRRSPVGRRSPVGRRSPGSATRRTGRPRSPPPKSSAAWRSASKSSISSCSDDSCSVCSPKNHRRGARSRSRSFSVPRTRTKEHAARAPPEPKQRARPARPPSPSPVPQRRAPRPSTPPPPRKIQRVSSSERPTDPRRQPPPPRPRGRTGEVIDVTGVKPPPKPVKKMASTGKDKGKPVLLTRVKKEKKTRRPGSPGDSSESEDDSSNSSVAHIVATTSLTLSERFGKIAQWSADRERREMENMRITKTGGDLKVMIEEDDFLYGSPPPRRYSLSPVPAGHYPDELLSSGQSRLAAWDDVRVRYQYYKDLGYLRDLTLEDYVKWEEWWYKYQDWLANERHYEHWARSQSSRRRRKRLPASQRLN, from the exons ATGTCTACCCGAAGAAGAAGTAGAGAACGTTCTAAAAATGATAAAACCACTCCGAAACTGCGCATGGACACAAAACCCCAGACTCCGAGGATTACAG ATCCGAGTCTTCCTGCGGGAAGAAGACGTGAGATAGACAATGTTATGAAAAAGGCTAGAGCCAGAGCATCATCACCTTCATCGAATGCTTATTGGGATAAGAAGTTGTTGGAAGTAGAGGCAAAAGATCCTAACAG GTGGCGCCACAGCGGCTACAAATCCCTCTACTTGGGCGGCTCCTCTTCACCGTCACCAGGCAGAAGAAGCCAAAGCAGATCCAGATCCCCGTCTACCCGCAGATCCCCGGCACGTTCCACGATGGGCAGAAGGTCCCCGGCCAGCCGCAGGTCCCCGAGGTCCCCAGTCGCCCGCGGCCGATCGCCCCGCTCGCCCGCACCCCGTCGACGTTCGCCCGCGTCGCCGCCCAGTCGCCGTTCCCCCGTCTCACGCCGATCGCCGCCCGGCGGCTACAGATCGCCGGTGGGGCGTAGGACGCCCGCCAGCCGCAGATCGCCCGTGAGCCGCAGATCGCCCGTGGGCCGCAGATCGCCAGTCGGCCGCAGATCGCCGGGTAGCGCGACCCGCCGTACCGGCCGCCCCAGGTCTCCGCCGCCAAAATCCTCGGCAGCGTGGCGATCCGCCTCGAAGAGCTCAATCAGCAGCTGCTCGGACGATTCGTGCTCCGTCTGCTCGCCGAAGAACCACCGTAGAGGGGCGAGAAGCAG ATCCAGATCGTTTTCGGTACCGAGGACCAGGACCAAAGAACACGCAGCTAGGGCGCCGCCAGAGCCGAAGCAAAGGGCGCGACCGGCGAGACCGCCCTCCCCCTCGCCTGTGCCTCAAAGGCGCGCACCCAGGCCCAGTACTCCCCCTCCCCCCAGGAAAATCCAGCGCGTGAGCTCGTCCGAGAGACCTACTGACCCTAGGAGGCAGCCTCCACCGCCGAGACCTCGCGGAAGGACTGGGGAAGTCATCGATGTGACCGGGGTGAAACCGCCACCCAAACCTGTGAAGAAGATGGCCTCTACTGGCAAGGACAAGGGAAAACCT GTTTTGCTGACAAGGGTGAAGAAGGAAAAGAAGACCCGCAGACCTGGTTCACCAGGCGATTCGTCCGAATCAGAGGATGATAGCTCGAACTCATCTGTAGCACATATCGTTGCCACAACCAGCCTGACTCTGTCGGAGAGGTTTGGCAAGATAGCACAGTGGAGTGCGGACAGAGAGAGGAGGGAAATGGAAAATATGCGAATCACGAAAACGGGTGGGGACTTGAAGGTTATGATTGAGGAAGACGATTTCCTGTACGGAAGCCCGCCGCCAAGGAGATACAG CTTGTCTCCAGTACCCGCTGGACATTACCCAGACGAGCTTCTATCGTCTGGTCAGTCCAGATTGGCAGCTTGGGATGATGTACGAGTGAGGTATCAGTATTACAAGGATTTAGGGTATTTAAGGGATCTAACGTTAGAGGATTACGTGAAATGGGAAGAGTGGTGGTACAAATACCAGGATTGGCTCGCTAATGAAAGGCATTACGAGCACTGGGCGAGGAGTCAATCTTCGCGCAGACGCAGAAAGAGGCTGCCCGCTTCGCAGAGGTTGAATTGA
- the LOC123319429 gene encoding serine/arginine repetitive matrix protein 2 isoform X2, with the protein MKKARARASSPSSNAYWDKKLLEVEAKDPNRWRHSGYKSLYLGGSSSPSPGRRSQSRSRSPSTRRSPARSTMGRRSPASRRSPRSPVARGRSPRSPAPRRRSPASPPSRRSPVSRRSPPGGYRSPVGRRTPASRRSPVSRRSPVGRRSPVGRRSPGSATRRTGRPRSPPPKSSAAWRSASKSSISSCSDDSCSVCSPKNHRRGARSRSRSFSVPRTRTKEHAARAPPEPKQRARPARPPSPSPVPQRRAPRPSTPPPPRKIQRVSSSERPTDPRRQPPPPRPRGRTGEVIDVTGVKPPPKPVKKMASTGKDKGKPVLLTRVKKEKKTRRPGSPGDSSESEDDSSNSSVAHIVATTSLTLSERFGKIAQWSADRERREMENMRITKTGGDLKVMIEEDDFLYGSPPPRRYSLSPVPAGHYPDELLSSGQSRLAAWDDVRVRYQYYKDLGYLRDLTLEDYVKWEEWWYKYQDWLANERHYEHWARSQSSRRRRKRLPASQRLN; encoded by the exons ATGAAAAAGGCTAGAGCCAGAGCATCATCACCTTCATCGAATGCTTATTGGGATAAGAAGTTGTTGGAAGTAGAGGCAAAAGATCCTAACAG GTGGCGCCACAGCGGCTACAAATCCCTCTACTTGGGCGGCTCCTCTTCACCGTCACCAGGCAGAAGAAGCCAAAGCAGATCCAGATCCCCGTCTACCCGCAGATCCCCGGCACGTTCCACGATGGGCAGAAGGTCCCCGGCCAGCCGCAGGTCCCCGAGGTCCCCAGTCGCCCGCGGCCGATCGCCCCGCTCGCCCGCACCCCGTCGACGTTCGCCCGCGTCGCCGCCCAGTCGCCGTTCCCCCGTCTCACGCCGATCGCCGCCCGGCGGCTACAGATCGCCGGTGGGGCGTAGGACGCCCGCCAGCCGCAGATCGCCCGTGAGCCGCAGATCGCCCGTGGGCCGCAGATCGCCAGTCGGCCGCAGATCGCCGGGTAGCGCGACCCGCCGTACCGGCCGCCCCAGGTCTCCGCCGCCAAAATCCTCGGCAGCGTGGCGATCCGCCTCGAAGAGCTCAATCAGCAGCTGCTCGGACGATTCGTGCTCCGTCTGCTCGCCGAAGAACCACCGTAGAGGGGCGAGAAGCAG ATCCAGATCGTTTTCGGTACCGAGGACCAGGACCAAAGAACACGCAGCTAGGGCGCCGCCAGAGCCGAAGCAAAGGGCGCGACCGGCGAGACCGCCCTCCCCCTCGCCTGTGCCTCAAAGGCGCGCACCCAGGCCCAGTACTCCCCCTCCCCCCAGGAAAATCCAGCGCGTGAGCTCGTCCGAGAGACCTACTGACCCTAGGAGGCAGCCTCCACCGCCGAGACCTCGCGGAAGGACTGGGGAAGTCATCGATGTGACCGGGGTGAAACCGCCACCCAAACCTGTGAAGAAGATGGCCTCTACTGGCAAGGACAAGGGAAAACCT GTTTTGCTGACAAGGGTGAAGAAGGAAAAGAAGACCCGCAGACCTGGTTCACCAGGCGATTCGTCCGAATCAGAGGATGATAGCTCGAACTCATCTGTAGCACATATCGTTGCCACAACCAGCCTGACTCTGTCGGAGAGGTTTGGCAAGATAGCACAGTGGAGTGCGGACAGAGAGAGGAGGGAAATGGAAAATATGCGAATCACGAAAACGGGTGGGGACTTGAAGGTTATGATTGAGGAAGACGATTTCCTGTACGGAAGCCCGCCGCCAAGGAGATACAG CTTGTCTCCAGTACCCGCTGGACATTACCCAGACGAGCTTCTATCGTCTGGTCAGTCCAGATTGGCAGCTTGGGATGATGTACGAGTGAGGTATCAGTATTACAAGGATTTAGGGTATTTAAGGGATCTAACGTTAGAGGATTACGTGAAATGGGAAGAGTGGTGGTACAAATACCAGGATTGGCTCGCTAATGAAAGGCATTACGAGCACTGGGCGAGGAGTCAATCTTCGCGCAGACGCAGAAAGAGGCTGCCCGCTTCGCAGAGGTTGAATTGA